In Neisseria dentiae, one DNA window encodes the following:
- the citC gene encoding [citrate (pro-3S)-lyase] ligase — protein sequence MDSAQYDFERIYAGNLEGIREVTDFLHRNDLNIDDFIEVFLVLRNGKGEIIACGGIAPGVIKCVAIDDSCRGQGIALTLASSLIQLAAELGYHHLFIYTKPENEPFFTDCGFYPIAAVPGRVVLLENSPVRLKQYQARLAALKQPGGRIGSIVMNANPFTNSHLYLIENALAQCDWLHLFVVGEDKSQFSYADRLALIKAGTAHLSRLTVHEGSPYIISRATFPCYFLKQESIVHQCHMELDLSIFRIYIAPPLGITHRFVGNEPNCVITNYYNKQMRIWLKSPEINAPPIEVVQIQRLEYQNDVISATKVRKWLGEGDFETLRHYVPDSTYRFLINKYEKASV from the coding sequence ATGGATTCGGCACAATACGACTTCGAGCGGATTTATGCCGGCAACCTTGAAGGTATCCGCGAAGTTACGGATTTTTTACACCGCAACGATCTCAATATAGACGATTTTATCGAAGTGTTTCTGGTGCTGCGTAACGGCAAAGGCGAAATCATCGCCTGCGGCGGCATTGCACCGGGGGTGATTAAGTGTGTGGCGATAGACGACAGCTGCCGCGGGCAGGGCATTGCGCTCACGTTGGCCTCTTCGCTGATCCAACTGGCCGCCGAACTCGGCTACCATCATCTCTTTATCTACACCAAACCCGAAAATGAGCCGTTTTTTACCGACTGCGGTTTCTATCCGATTGCCGCCGTGCCGGGCCGTGTGGTGCTGCTGGAAAACAGCCCAGTCCGCCTAAAGCAGTATCAGGCCCGGTTGGCGGCGCTCAAGCAGCCCGGCGGGCGTATCGGCTCCATCGTGATGAACGCCAACCCGTTTACCAACAGCCATCTTTATCTGATCGAAAACGCGTTGGCGCAATGCGACTGGCTGCACCTGTTTGTGGTGGGTGAAGACAAATCGCAGTTTTCCTACGCCGACCGTTTGGCGCTGATTAAGGCGGGCACGGCCCACCTTTCGCGCTTAACGGTGCACGAAGGCTCTCCCTATATCATTTCCCGCGCTACCTTCCCCTGTTATTTCCTGAAGCAGGAAAGCATCGTCCACCAATGCCATATGGAATTGGACTTAAGCATTTTCCGCATTTATATCGCGCCGCCGCTGGGCATCACCCACCGTTTCGTGGGCAACGAGCCCAATTGCGTGATTACCAATTACTACAACAAACAGATGCGCATCTGGCTGAAATCCCCCGAAATCAACGCGCCGCCGATAGAAGTGGTGCAGATTCAGCGTTTGGAATACCAAAACGACGTGATTTCGGCCACCAAAGTGCGCAAATGGTTGGGCGAGGGCGATTTTGAGACGCTGCGGCATTATGTGCCCGACAGCACCTACCGTTTTTTAATCAACAAATATGAAAAGGCCAGTGTATGA
- the ftsH gene encoding ATP-dependent zinc metalloprotease FtsH — protein sequence MGNMLKNVLVWLVLIVAMLMAFNAISDSKENKQQIEYSQFIEQVNKGEIANVNIEGSVVSGYLIKGTRTDKTEFFTNAPLDEKLVPTLLDKKVRVKVTPEEKPSMLTSLLFSLLPVMLLIGAWFYFMRMQSGGGGKGGAFSFGKSRAKLLDKDTNKVTFADVAGCDEAKEEVQEIVDYLKAPNRYQSLGGRVPRGILLAGSPGTGKTLLAKAIAGEAQVPFFSISGSDFVEMFVGVGASRVRDMFEQAKKNAPCIIFIDEIDAVGRQRGAGLGGGNDEREQTLNQLLVEMDGFESNQTVIVIAATNRPDVLDPALQRPGRFDRQVVVPLPDIRGREQILKVHAKKVPLDESVDLVSLARGTPGFSGADLANLVNEAALFAGRRNKVKVDQSDFEDAKDKIYMGPERRSMVMHEDEKRATAYHEAGHAIVAESLEYTDPVHKVTIMPRGRALGLTWQLPERDRISMYKDQMLSQISILYGGRIAEDLFVGRISTGASNDFERATQIAREMVTRFGMSDKMGQMVYAENEGEVFLGRSVTRSQHISEKTQQEVDAEIRRILDEQYAVAYKILDENRDKMETMCKALMEWETIDRDQVLEIMEGKQPSPPKDYSHNIRKESDVTTQPQAGYADAAGAQSSGASSEGDANSQAVAAEAGASEETRNPADKV from the coding sequence GTGGGGAATATGTTAAAAAATGTGTTGGTTTGGCTGGTGTTGATTGTTGCCATGCTGATGGCGTTCAACGCCATCAGCGACAGCAAAGAAAACAAACAGCAGATCGAATATTCGCAGTTTATCGAACAAGTGAACAAAGGCGAAATCGCCAATGTGAACATTGAAGGCTCGGTGGTCAGCGGCTACCTGATTAAAGGCACACGCACCGACAAAACCGAATTCTTCACCAATGCGCCGTTAGACGAAAAACTGGTTCCGACGCTGTTGGATAAAAAAGTGCGCGTGAAAGTTACGCCCGAAGAGAAACCGAGCATGCTCACCAGCCTGCTGTTCAGCCTGCTACCGGTGATGCTTCTGATCGGCGCCTGGTTTTATTTCATGCGTATGCAGTCGGGCGGCGGCGGCAAAGGCGGTGCGTTTTCGTTCGGCAAAAGCCGCGCCAAACTCTTGGATAAAGACACCAACAAAGTAACCTTCGCCGATGTGGCGGGTTGCGACGAAGCCAAAGAAGAAGTGCAGGAAATCGTCGATTATCTGAAAGCACCCAACCGCTATCAGAGCTTAGGCGGGCGCGTGCCGCGCGGCATCCTGCTGGCAGGCAGCCCCGGTACGGGTAAAACCCTGCTGGCCAAAGCCATCGCAGGAGAAGCGCAAGTGCCGTTTTTCAGCATTTCCGGTTCCGATTTCGTTGAAATGTTCGTCGGCGTGGGCGCCAGCCGCGTGCGCGATATGTTCGAGCAGGCCAAGAAAAACGCCCCCTGCATTATCTTTATCGACGAAATCGACGCCGTGGGCCGCCAGCGTGGTGCGGGTTTGGGCGGCGGCAATGACGAGCGCGAACAAACCCTCAACCAATTACTGGTTGAAATGGACGGTTTCGAGAGCAACCAAACCGTTATCGTGATTGCCGCCACCAACCGCCCCGACGTGCTCGACCCCGCTTTGCAGCGCCCCGGCCGTTTCGACCGCCAAGTAGTGGTGCCGCTGCCCGATATCCGCGGCCGCGAGCAGATTTTGAAAGTGCACGCCAAAAAAGTGCCGCTCGACGAATCGGTGGATTTGGTTTCGCTGGCACGCGGCACGCCCGGTTTTTCAGGCGCGGACTTGGCCAACCTGGTGAACGAAGCCGCTCTGTTTGCAGGCCGCCGCAACAAAGTGAAAGTGGATCAAAGCGACTTTGAAGACGCTAAAGACAAAATCTATATGGGCCCCGAGCGCCGCTCGATGGTGATGCACGAAGACGAAAAACGCGCCACCGCTTACCACGAAGCCGGCCATGCGATTGTGGCGGAAAGTTTGGAATACACGGATCCCGTTCACAAAGTAACCATCATGCCGCGCGGCCGTGCGCTGGGTCTGACTTGGCAGCTTCCCGAGCGCGACCGTATCAGCATGTATAAAGACCAAATGCTGAGCCAGATTTCGATTCTCTACGGCGGCCGTATTGCCGAAGATTTGTTTGTGGGCCGTATTTCCACCGGTGCCTCCAACGATTTCGAGCGCGCCACCCAAATCGCCCGCGAAATGGTTACCCGTTTCGGCATGAGCGACAAAATGGGGCAGATGGTTTATGCCGAAAACGAAGGCGAAGTGTTTCTCGGCCGCAGCGTAACCCGTTCGCAGCATATTTCCGAGAAAACCCAGCAGGAAGTAGATGCGGAAATCCGCCGTATTCTTGACGAGCAATATGCCGTGGCCTATAAAATCTTGGATGAAAACCGCGATAAGATGGAAACCATGTGCAAAGCGCTGATGGAATGGGAAACCATCGACCGCGACCAAGTGTTGGAAATCATGGAGGGCAAACAACCCAGCCCGCCGAAAGATTACAGCCACAATATCCGTAAAGAAAGCGATGTTACGACCCAACCGCAGGCCGGATATGCCGATGCGGCAGGAGCCCAAAGTAGCGGCGCTTCTTCTGAAGGTGATGCAAACAGCCAAGCAGTTGCGGCGGAAGCCGGCGCATCGGAAGAAACACGCAATCCTGCGGATAAAGTATAG
- the citD gene encoding citrate lyase acyl carrier protein, whose amino-acid sequence MNAITKDSVAGTLESSDVMVYASPNPGGGRLITINSSVGQQFAPQIRASVEAVLNRLNIEEAALQIEDKGALDCVLQARVKAALLRAGAQADWEELL is encoded by the coding sequence ATGAACGCGATTACCAAAGACAGCGTGGCCGGCACGTTGGAATCGAGCGACGTGATGGTTTATGCCAGCCCCAATCCCGGCGGCGGCAGGCTGATTACCATCAACAGCTCGGTCGGCCAGCAGTTTGCCCCGCAGATCAGGGCGAGTGTGGAGGCGGTGCTGAACCGTTTGAATATCGAAGAAGCCGCGCTGCAAATCGAAGACAAAGGCGCGCTCGACTGCGTGTTGCAGGCGCGGGTGAAAGCCGCGCTGCTGCGTGCCGGCGCGCAGGCGGATTGGGAGGAGTTGCTATGA
- a CDS encoding trans-sulfuration enzyme family protein: MKFATEAIHSSYDPDDHNRAIMPPIYQNSMFQMKEIGEQIPFRYARASNPTRKVLEDTVAALEHGAAGFAFGSGMAGIDCVYRAFLRPGDTIIAVSDIYGGSYDLLTEVYALWGVNVVFADLTDPAYLDKALAEHANVKMVWLETPSNPLLRLVDIETLAAKAKAAGALVGIDNTFATPYLQNPLDMGCDIVFHSATKYLCGHSDVLMGVVAVKTEELARPMRAMMMNTGGVAGPMDCALVLRGIKTLALRMQRHCENALEIARRLEAHPAVEKVFYPGLPSHEHHNLAKRQMRDFGGVVSIWLKNDSKEAANSVIKNLQMVQMASSLGGVESLINHCYSQSHSGVPHEIKTAAGIKIGLLRFSIGVEDVEDIWADISAALDTARTGQ, encoded by the coding sequence ATGAAATTCGCCACCGAAGCCATCCACAGCAGCTACGACCCCGACGACCACAACCGCGCCATCATGCCGCCGATTTATCAGAATAGTATGTTTCAAATGAAGGAAATCGGCGAACAGATTCCGTTCCGCTACGCCCGCGCGAGCAACCCCACCCGCAAAGTGCTGGAAGACACCGTTGCCGCACTGGAACACGGCGCGGCAGGCTTCGCCTTCGGCAGCGGCATGGCCGGCATCGACTGCGTGTACCGCGCCTTTCTGCGCCCCGGCGACACCATCATCGCCGTGAGCGACATCTACGGCGGCAGCTACGACCTGCTCACCGAAGTGTATGCGCTGTGGGGCGTAAACGTGGTGTTCGCCGATTTAACCGACCCCGCCTACCTCGATAAAGCGCTGGCCGAACACGCAAACGTGAAGATGGTGTGGCTGGAAACCCCGTCCAACCCGCTTCTGCGGCTGGTGGATATCGAAACGCTGGCCGCCAAAGCCAAAGCCGCCGGTGCGCTGGTGGGCATCGACAACACCTTCGCCACCCCCTATCTGCAAAATCCGCTCGATATGGGCTGCGACATCGTGTTCCATTCCGCCACCAAATACCTGTGCGGCCATTCCGACGTGCTGATGGGCGTGGTGGCGGTGAAAACCGAAGAATTGGCGCGCCCAATGCGCGCCATGATGATGAACACCGGCGGTGTGGCCGGGCCGATGGACTGCGCGCTGGTGCTGCGCGGCATCAAAACGCTGGCCCTGCGTATGCAGCGCCATTGCGAAAACGCGCTGGAAATCGCCCGCCGTTTGGAAGCGCATCCTGCGGTTGAAAAAGTGTTCTACCCCGGCCTGCCTTCACACGAACATCACAATCTGGCGAAACGGCAAATGAGGGATTTCGGCGGCGTGGTAAGCATTTGGCTGAAAAACGACAGCAAAGAAGCCGCCAACAGCGTGATTAAAAACCTGCAAATGGTTCAGATGGCCTCCAGCTTGGGTGGCGTGGAAAGCCTGATTAACCACTGCTATTCGCAATCGCACAGCGGCGTGCCGCACGAAATCAAAACCGCCGCCGGCATCAAAATCGGCCTGCTGCGCTTTTCCATCGGCGTGGAAGATGTGGAAGACATTTGGGCGGATATTTCCGCCGCGCTGGATACGGCGCGAACCGGCCAATAG
- a CDS encoding phosphoadenylyl-sulfate reductase yields the protein MSLYAPKLWQIPAVSEAEAAQQPAKEQVLAARLQEIAERFPQAVFASSLAVEDMIITDQIARLKLPLRIITLNTGKLNPETAALIDETDSRYRIRIEVFRPDAQAADAFEQEYGSAAMYESVELRRRCCHIRKIEPLNRALAGAPAWLTGQRQSQSETRSGLDFEEHDGARGITKFNPIFDWEDGDVWAYAQAHQVPLNALYRQGYPSIGCEPCTRPVKEGESIRAGRWWWENKDTKECGLHK from the coding sequence ATGTCGCTATACGCCCCTAAACTTTGGCAGATTCCCGCCGTTTCAGAAGCCGAAGCCGCACAACAGCCCGCTAAAGAACAGGTTTTGGCCGCGCGTTTGCAGGAAATCGCCGAACGCTTTCCCCAAGCCGTTTTCGCTTCCAGTCTGGCGGTGGAAGATATGATTATCACCGACCAAATCGCCCGCCTGAAGCTGCCGCTGCGCATCATCACGCTTAACACCGGCAAACTCAATCCCGAAACCGCCGCCCTGATCGACGAAACCGACAGCCGTTACCGCATCCGCATCGAAGTGTTCCGCCCCGATGCGCAAGCGGCAGATGCGTTCGAGCAGGAATACGGCAGTGCCGCCATGTATGAAAGCGTGGAATTGCGCCGCCGCTGTTGCCATATCCGCAAAATCGAACCGCTCAACCGCGCCCTTGCCGGTGCACCCGCCTGGCTGACCGGGCAGCGCCAAAGCCAGTCGGAAACCCGCAGCGGCCTGGATTTCGAAGAGCACGACGGTGCGCGCGGCATCACCAAATTCAATCCGATTTTCGATTGGGAAGACGGCGACGTGTGGGCTTATGCCCAAGCACACCAAGTGCCGCTCAACGCTTTATACCGCCAAGGTTATCCCAGCATAGGCTGCGAACCCTGCACGCGCCCGGTGAAAGAGGGCGAAAGCATCCGTGCCGGACGCTGGTGGTGGGAAAATAAAGACACTAAAGAGTGCGGCCTGCATAAATAG
- a CDS encoding DUF4149 domain-containing protein, with protein sequence MKKLAGVLAGAWLGLQLGVGYLVAPLLFQNLERTQAGELAGVLFTVTAYIGLAVWLLVYFTGRSEEKRAYARPHTGKWVLLLLALLAANQFLVTPVIEAHKTGTANWLLTLLGGSFGRWHGASTIIYMVCSVLGLGLVFRLVKLEWR encoded by the coding sequence ATGAAAAAATTGGCCGGCGTATTGGCCGGAGCGTGGCTGGGTTTGCAGTTGGGCGTGGGTTATTTGGTTGCGCCTCTGTTGTTTCAAAATTTGGAACGGACGCAGGCGGGCGAGTTGGCCGGTGTGTTGTTCACCGTAACGGCCTATATCGGCCTGGCTGTTTGGCTGCTGGTTTATTTCACGGGCAGATCGGAAGAAAAGCGGGCTTATGCGCGCCCGCACACAGGCAAATGGGTGTTGCTGCTGCTGGCTTTGCTGGCGGCTAACCAGTTTCTGGTTACCCCCGTGATCGAGGCCCATAAAACGGGAACGGCCAACTGGCTGTTAACGCTCTTGGGCGGCTCGTTCGGCAGATGGCACGGCGCTTCAACCATTATTTATATGGTGTGCAGCGTGCTGGGGCTGGGTTTGGTGTTCCGTTTGGTTAAACTGGAGTGGCGCTAA
- the folE2 gene encoding GTP cyclohydrolase FolE2 yields MNAIADVQSTRDLRNLPINQVGIKDLRFPITLNTAEGTQATVARLTMTVFLPADQKGTHMSRFVALMERQTKALGFERLKTLTEEMVSLLDSHSGKISVSFPFFRKKSAPVSGIQSLLDYDVTLTGEIKNGEYSHTLKVLVPVTSLCPCSKEISQYGAHNQRSHVTVTITCGSEVGIEEVIDCVESQASCQLYGLLKRPDEKFVTEQAYENPKFVEDMVRDVATRLIADGRICGFVVESENFESIHNHSAYAYIAYP; encoded by the coding sequence ATGAACGCCATTGCAGACGTGCAATCCACCCGCGATTTACGCAACCTGCCGATTAACCAGGTCGGCATCAAAGACTTACGTTTCCCCATTACACTCAACACCGCCGAAGGCACGCAGGCCACCGTTGCCCGCCTGACCATGACGGTTTTTCTGCCCGCCGACCAAAAAGGCACGCATATGTCGCGCTTCGTCGCCCTGATGGAGCGCCAAACCAAAGCACTGGGTTTCGAGCGCCTGAAAACGCTTACCGAAGAAATGGTGTCGCTGTTGGATTCGCATTCGGGCAAAATCAGCGTGTCGTTTCCGTTTTTCCGCAAAAAAAGCGCGCCGGTGTCGGGCATACAGTCGCTGCTCGATTACGACGTAACGCTAACGGGCGAAATCAAAAACGGCGAATACAGCCACACGCTCAAAGTGCTGGTGCCGGTAACCAGCCTGTGTCCCTGTTCGAAAGAAATTTCGCAATACGGTGCCCACAACCAACGCTCGCACGTTACCGTAACCATCACCTGCGGCAGCGAAGTGGGCATAGAAGAAGTTATCGACTGCGTGGAATCGCAGGCATCGTGCCAGCTCTACGGCCTGCTCAAGCGGCCGGACGAAAAATTCGTTACCGAGCAGGCATATGAAAACCCGAAATTCGTCGAAGACATGGTGCGCGACGTTGCCACCCGCCTAATCGCCGACGGTCGCATCTGCGGTTTTGTGGTTGAAAGCGAAAATTTCGAGTCGATACATAACCATTCGGCTTATGCCTATATCGCCTATCCTTAA
- the yhbY gene encoding ribosome assembly RNA-binding protein YhbY, which translates to MADKLTTREILELKARAHHLNPVVMVGQHGLTESVIKETDAALTAHELIKVRVLGDDRAERIAICEALCEAVDAQLVQHIGKLLVLWRENNEK; encoded by the coding sequence ATGGCCGACAAACTCACCACCCGAGAAATTTTAGAACTCAAAGCCCGCGCCCATCATTTAAACCCCGTTGTGATGGTAGGCCAGCACGGCTTAACCGAATCCGTTATCAAAGAAACCGATGCGGCGCTGACGGCGCACGAGCTGATTAAGGTGCGCGTATTGGGCGACGACCGCGCCGAACGCATCGCCATTTGCGAAGCCTTATGCGAAGCGGTGGACGCGCAATTGGTGCAGCATATCGGCAAGCTGTTGGTTTTGTGGCGTGAAAATAACGAAAAATAA
- a CDS encoding aldolase/citrate lyase family protein: protein MKLRRSMLFVPGANAAMVSTSFIYRPDTIMFDLEDSVALSEKDTARMLVAHALQHPLYREMETLVRVNPLSSEYGLADLNAAVRGGASGIRLPKTDGPQDITDMEAEIEKIERACGREVGSTLMLAAIESPQGILAANEIAKASKRLIGIALGAEDYVRAMKTERSPEGIELMFARSTILHAARANGLMAFDTVYSDVRNEEGFLREAALIKQMGFDGKSLINPSQIALIHNLFAPTQKEVEQAERIIRAAEEAAQAGIGVVSLNGKMVDTPIIERSRLILQRAQTSGIREE, encoded by the coding sequence ATGAAATTGCGCCGTTCTATGCTGTTTGTGCCGGGCGCCAACGCCGCGATGGTCAGCACATCGTTTATCTATCGGCCCGACACCATTATGTTTGACTTGGAAGATTCTGTGGCCCTGTCTGAAAAAGACACCGCCCGCATGCTGGTGGCGCACGCGCTGCAACACCCGCTCTACCGTGAAATGGAAACGCTGGTGCGCGTGAACCCGCTCTCTTCCGAATACGGCCTGGCCGATTTGAATGCGGCGGTGCGCGGCGGCGCCAGCGGCATACGCCTGCCCAAAACCGACGGCCCGCAGGATATTACCGATATGGAAGCCGAAATCGAAAAAATCGAACGGGCCTGCGGGCGCGAGGTAGGCAGCACGCTGATGCTGGCCGCCATCGAATCACCGCAGGGGATTTTGGCCGCCAACGAAATCGCCAAAGCCTCGAAACGCTTAATCGGCATCGCCTTGGGGGCGGAAGACTATGTGCGCGCCATGAAAACCGAGCGCTCGCCCGAAGGCATCGAGCTAATGTTCGCCCGCTCAACCATTCTGCACGCCGCCCGCGCCAACGGCCTGATGGCGTTTGATACGGTGTATTCCGACGTGCGCAACGAAGAGGGCTTTTTGCGCGAAGCCGCCTTAATCAAGCAGATGGGTTTCGACGGCAAATCGCTGATCAATCCTTCGCAAATCGCCCTGATCCACAACCTGTTCGCCCCCACGCAGAAAGAAGTCGAGCAGGCCGAGCGCATTATCCGCGCCGCCGAAGAAGCCGCGCAGGCGGGCATCGGCGTGGTGTCGCTCAACGGCAAAATGGTCGATACCCCGATTATCGAACGTTCGCGCCTGATTTTGCAGCGCGCGCAAACTTCAGGCATACGCGAGGAATAA
- a CDS encoding single-stranded DNA-binding protein, producing MSSLNKVILIGNLGRDPEVRYMPNGEAVCNFSIATSETWNDRQTGQRQERTEWHNITLYRRLAEVAGQYLRKGSSVYIEGRIQSRKYMGKDGIERTAYDIIGSEMKMLGSRSGGSAEYGDAQGGYQQSAPQQHYQNAPAYQQEAPSAPPAAPRRQAPAAPAAPVDDIDDDIPF from the coding sequence ATGTCATCGTTAAACAAAGTCATCCTTATCGGCAATCTCGGCCGCGACCCCGAAGTGCGCTATATGCCCAACGGCGAGGCTGTCTGCAATTTCAGCATCGCCACCAGCGAAACTTGGAACGACCGCCAAACCGGCCAGCGTCAGGAACGCACCGAATGGCACAACATCACCCTCTACCGCCGCTTGGCCGAAGTGGCCGGCCAATATCTGCGCAAAGGCAGCTCGGTTTATATCGAAGGCCGCATCCAAAGCCGCAAATACATGGGTAAAGACGGCATCGAGCGCACCGCCTACGACATTATCGGCAGCGAAATGAAAATGCTCGGCTCGCGCAGCGGCGGCTCTGCCGAATACGGCGATGCACAAGGCGGCTACCAGCAGTCTGCGCCGCAGCAGCATTACCAAAACGCCCCCGCTTACCAGCAGGAAGCCCCGAGCGCACCGCCCGCCGCTCCGCGCCGCCAAGCCCCTGCCGCCCCCGCCGCGCCGGTGGACGATATCGACGACGATATTCCGTTCTAG
- a CDS encoding YdgA family protein has translation MKKLLISLSLALAAVLALVFGALPYYLGIKAEESLAAQQKLLSQSGFLTVESHQYQRGWFGATETTVVRLKPTLLHNTGKYLPDNLKTVLKEPITVINHVKHGPFAGGFTPVRAHVETEFKYHPEVAKVLARFFGTQAPVSLTNTVNLGGSGELALSVPAFDYEELSGIKLNWKGLSGITVYQPEFTAYTHDYTAPSLQAKLADKGDVALENLHIRTETTDGSNQLALGSSSFKLDKFSMQWKEGFDYNIKINELVNLVTDLQIGAFINPTGTVAPSKIAVEKLSFDTRTGENGEWVNSEGRFRFETLAYGDEHYGPLDINVAAEHLHAKSLLAIKNKMAELSSKQMTEEQIQSELLKTARNEAAGLFTQNPVLNVKTFTFKMPQGLVDVKGRLSFNGLTRAEMNDFSAMLKKTHARFDMQVPQKLLEQLAVNQADNIFSVNPEDLAEGRASLDDINETLRLMVESTVNSMAREQYLTVDNGNIKTLVELDNSRLKLNGKIFETAPEPEFTEADMLPEGEAAASAP, from the coding sequence ATGAAAAAGCTACTGATTTCCCTGTCGCTCGCCCTTGCCGCCGTTTTGGCCCTTGTGTTCGGCGCACTGCCTTATTATCTCGGCATCAAGGCCGAAGAAAGCCTGGCCGCCCAGCAGAAACTGCTGTCGCAATCCGGCTTTCTCACCGTTGAGTCGCACCAATACCAACGCGGCTGGTTCGGCGCCACCGAAACCACCGTTGTGCGACTGAAACCCACCCTGCTCCACAACACCGGAAAATACCTGCCCGACAACCTCAAAACCGTTTTGAAAGAACCGATTACGGTTATCAACCATGTTAAACACGGCCCGTTTGCCGGCGGTTTTACGCCCGTGCGCGCCCATGTGGAAACCGAATTCAAATACCACCCCGAAGTGGCCAAAGTGCTGGCCCGCTTTTTCGGCACACAAGCACCCGTGAGCCTTACCAACACCGTTAACCTCGGCGGCAGCGGCGAGCTGGCCTTAAGCGTGCCCGCATTCGATTACGAAGAGCTTTCGGGTATCAAGCTCAACTGGAAAGGCTTGAGCGGCATCACTGTTTACCAACCCGAATTCACTGCCTACACCCACGATTACACCGCTCCTTCGCTGCAAGCCAAGCTGGCCGACAAAGGTGATGTTGCGCTGGAAAACCTGCATATCCGCACCGAAACCACCGACGGCAGCAACCAACTGGCACTGGGCAGCAGCAGCTTTAAACTCGATAAATTTTCGATGCAGTGGAAAGAAGGTTTCGACTACAACATCAAAATCAACGAGCTGGTGAATTTGGTTACCGATTTGCAGATCGGCGCGTTTATCAACCCCACCGGCACCGTCGCCCCTTCCAAAATCGCCGTTGAAAAACTCAGCTTCGACACCCGAACCGGTGAAAACGGCGAATGGGTAAACAGCGAAGGCCGCTTCCGCTTCGAAACCCTTGCCTACGGCGACGAGCATTACGGCCCGCTCGACATCAACGTGGCTGCCGAGCATCTGCACGCCAAGAGCCTTTTGGCCATTAAAAACAAAATGGCCGAACTCTCGTCGAAACAAATGACCGAAGAGCAGATTCAAAGCGAGCTGTTGAAAACCGCCCGCAACGAAGCCGCCGGCCTGTTCACCCAGAATCCCGTGCTGAACGTCAAAACCTTCACCTTCAAAATGCCGCAAGGTTTGGTTGATGTGAAAGGCCGCCTCAGTTTCAACGGCCTCACCCGGGCCGAGATGAACGACTTTAGCGCCATGCTCAAAAAAACCCATGCCCGTTTCGATATGCAGGTGCCGCAGAAACTGCTCGAGCAGCTGGCCGTCAACCAGGCCGACAATATCTTCAGCGTTAACCCTGAAGACCTTGCCGAGGGCCGCGCCAGCCTCGACGACATCAACGAAACCCTGCGCCTGATGGTGGAAAGCACCGTCAACTCGATGGCGCGCGAGCAATACCTCACCGTTGACAACGGCAACATCAAAACGCTGGTCGAGCTGGACAACAGCCGTCTGAAACTCAACGGCAAAATATTCGAAACCGCGCCCGAGCCGGAATTCACCGAGGCGGATATGCTGCCCGAGGGCGAAGCCGCAGCTTCCGCGCCTTAA
- a CDS encoding RlmE family RNA methyltransferase, translated as MSVRSKSSKAWLNEHVNDHYVHLAQKEGYRARAAYKLLEINEKDKLIRPGTVLADLGSAPGSWSQVAAQLAGSSGQVFALDILPMDAVEGVSFIQGDFREEAVLAEFERLLGGRPLDLVICDMAPNMSGNAVTDQARSFYLCELALDFAANHLKTGGNFLVKVFQGAGYQEYAAAMREVFASVQTRKPNASRNRSSEIYLLGKNKR; from the coding sequence ATGTCGGTGCGTTCAAAATCTTCCAAAGCATGGCTTAACGAGCATGTTAACGACCATTATGTGCATCTGGCGCAAAAAGAAGGTTACCGCGCGCGCGCGGCCTACAAGCTTTTGGAAATCAACGAAAAAGACAAACTTATCCGCCCCGGCACCGTGTTGGCCGATTTGGGCAGCGCCCCCGGCAGTTGGTCGCAGGTGGCGGCGCAACTGGCCGGCAGCAGCGGGCAGGTGTTTGCCTTGGATATTCTGCCGATGGATGCGGTAGAAGGCGTATCGTTTATTCAGGGCGACTTCCGCGAAGAGGCCGTATTGGCCGAATTCGAGCGGCTGCTGGGCGGCCGCCCGTTAGACCTTGTAATTTGCGATATGGCACCCAATATGTCGGGCAATGCCGTAACGGATCAGGCACGCAGCTTTTATTTGTGTGAGCTGGCTTTGGATTTTGCTGCCAACCATTTGAAAACAGGCGGTAATTTTCTGGTTAAAGTATTTCAGGGGGCGGGGTATCAAGAATATGCCGCCGCTATGCGCGAAGTGTTCGCTTCGGTGCAGACCAGAAAGCCGAATGCCTCCCGCAATCGTTCCAGTGAGATTTATTTATTGGGCAAAAATAAACGCTGA